GCGCCAGCGCCGCGGACGGCATCCCCATGCCCAACATCCCGGAGATGGCGGCGGTCTGGGGAGCGCTGGGCGACAAGCTGACGCTCATCGTCAACGGGGAGCAGGACCCCGAGTCGGCGATGAAAGACGCGGCGCGCCAGGTGCGTGACACGCTCGCGGCGGGTCGGTAGGCGGGGTCGTCGATCCTGACGGCCATGCGAGGAGGGGGCGAGGCGGTCGGCGCCCCCCCTCCTCTCGGCGGAGGCGAGTGAATTGCGGACGCCAGTCACGGGACGAGGGGATCTCCGACCAGCCGCACCCTACGGTGGGCTGGCGCGGGGAGTGGGCCACCTGGCGAGGCTGCTGGCGCTGGGGACGCTGGATGCGCTCGGCGCCTGGTTGGCGGCGCGCCTGTACCTCGACGGCGCTGTCTGGCCGGCCGTGGCACTGGTGGCGGGCCTGGTGGGGACGACGTGGGTCTTCACCAGCCGGCGGGCCTACCCGCTGCGGTACGTGTGGCCCGGACTGGTCTTCTTCACCATCCTGGTGGTCTACCCCATCGGCTACACGATAGCGGTTGCCTTCACCAACTACGGCACGGGCCACCTGCTCTCCAAGCGCCAGGTCATCGAGCAGTTCGAGTCGGCCCTGTACGTGCCCGAGGGCGCGAGTCGGGTGCCGTACGCGGCCTTCGAGGGACCCTCGGGCACCATCGAGCTGGTCGCCCGCGTGGGGCCGGAGCGGTGGCTCCTGTTGAAGGATGACCGTGCGGAGGTCCTCGACCCCCAGGAGGCGGGTGTGGAGGACCTCGATGGGGACGGCCGGGCCGAGCGCTTCGGAGGGCGAACGGCCCTGACCGGCGCGCAACTGGCTCGCAGGCTCTCGCAGCTGCGTGCGGCGCGCTTCGAATGGGGCGACTCGGTCCTGCGGGTGGTGAGCCTGAGAGACCTGGAGCAGGCGCGGCACGCCTACGATTACGACCCGGCGTCCGATACGCTGGTGGACCGCCGCACGGGCGATGTCTACCGGCCCGTCAAGGGCTACTTCACCAATGACGTGGGACAATTCCTGGAGCCCGGCTTCGTCGCGCCGGTCGGGCTCGAGAATTTCGTCCGGCTCTTCACCGATCCCGCCATCTCGCGGCCGTTCGTCAGGGTCTTCGTCTGGACCTTCGTCTGGGCCGGCCTCACGGTTGCCATCCAGTTCGTCGCGGGCCTGGCCCTGGCGCTGCTGCTCGACGACCCGTACCTGCGCCTGCGCAACCTCTACCGGAGCATCCTCATCCTCCCGTACGCCATCCCGGCCTTCATCTCGGCCCTGATCTGGGTCGGCCTGCTCAACACCGAGGTGGGGGTCATCAACGACATCCTGCAGGGCCTCTTCGGCATCGGACGGATCCCGTGGCTCCAAAACCCGTTTTGGGCCAGGGTGGCCCTCTTTCTGGTCAACCTCTGGCTCGGCTATCCTTACATGATGATCGTCACGCTGGGGGCCTTGCAGAGCATCCCGTCGGAGCTGTACGAGGCGGCGCTGGTGGACGGCGCCCGCCCATGGGACGTGCTGCGGACCGTGACGTTGCCGTTGTTGATGGTGGCGGTCTCGCCGCTTCTGGTGGGGTCCTTCGCCTTCAACTTCAACAACTTCAACGTCATCTACCTGGTGACGGGCGGCGGGCCGCCGATGGCAGGGGCCCAGACCCCCGCCGGGCACACCGACATCCTCATCTCCTACACCTACCGCCTCGCCTTCCAGGGGGGACAGGGCACGCAGTTCGGGTTCGCAGCGGCCATCTCCATGCTCATCTTCGTCATCGTGGCCGTGGTGAGTGCCATCAACTTCCGCATGACCGGCGCCTTCGAGAGGGTGAGCGAGAATGTATAGACGGCCGGGCCTGCTGGGTCAGGTATGGCGCCAGGCGTTGGCCCTCGCAGCCGTCGCGTTCGCGCTCTTCCCGGTGGCGTGGATCCTCTCGGCATCCCTCAGCCCCACCAACACCCTGGTGGGACAGCGCCTCATCCCCAAGCAACCCTCTCTCGAACACTATCGAGAGCTGTTCTCCAACCCCGCCCACCCCTTCGGCTTGTGGCTGTGGAACAGCATCAAGATCTCTGCCATGGCCGCTGCGCTCACCATGGCCATGGCGGCACTGGCGGCCTACGCCTTCTCGCGGTTCCGCTTCAGAGGGCGGCGGGCCGGGCTGTTGACCTTGCTGCTGGTGCAGATGTTTCCCCAGATGCTGGCCATGGTCGCCATCTACCTGATGCTGCTCGGCATCGGGCGCTACTTCCCGGCTATGGGCATCAACACCCACGGAGGCCTCGTCCTGGTCTACCTCGGTGGGGCGCTGGGCTTCAACACCTATCTCATCAAGGGGTACTTCGACACCATCCCGCGCTCCATCGAGGAGTCGGCCATGATGGACGGCGCGACGCCGTTTCAAGCCTTCCTCCACGTCATCCTGCCCCTCGCCCGGCCGGTGCTGGCGGTCATCTTCCTGCTGGCGTTCATCGGCACCTACTCCGACTTCCTGCTGGCCAGCATCCTGCTGAGGGACCGAGATCTGCTTACCTTCGCCGTCGGGCTCCGGATCTTCATCACCGGTCAGTACTCGACACGGTGGGGCATGTTCGCCGCGGCCTCGCTGGTCGGGGCGTTGCCCGTGGCGACCATCTTCTACCTGCTGCGCAACCAGTTCGTCTCGGGCCTGACGCAGGGGGCGGTCAAGGGATGACCGCGGAGTCGGGGCCCCTGGTCGACCACCGGGCTGAGTGGCCCATGGCCTCCCAGCCCTCACCGGGGCGGCTGCGTGTCGTCTTGCGAAGCGCCCGAGGACAGGTCGCCGAGGCCTCCGTGGTCTGGGCGGACCGCTACGCCTGGCAGGTGGCGCTGCCGGCCACCGGCGGCGCCCGCTCGGCCTGGCAGGAGCGGCCTTGCCACCATGCGGGTCACGACGCGCACTGGGACTATTGGGAGGCGGAGCTGGAGCTGGCGAGCGGTCGCTTCGCCTACTGGTTTCGGGTCGTCTCGGCCTCCGGCGTCTGGTGGGTCGGCGAGGGCAGGATGGGGCGGGGTCGTGAGGGGGTGTGGCCCTTCGAGTGGCCTCATGCGCTGGCCGCCGAAGGGCCCCAGGTGCCCGAGTGGGCGCGCGGCGCTTTCTTCTACCAGATCTTCGTGGACCGCTTCTTCAATGGCGACCCCTCCAACGACCCGCCGGGGACCCGACCCTGGCCGGCCCGTCCCCTGGAGCCCGTGGCCAGGGGTTCCGGCATCTTCTACGGCGGCGACCTGGCGGGCGTCATGGCCAGGCTGCCGTACCTGGCGGAGCTGGGCGTGGATGCCATCTACCTGACGCCCATCTTTCGCTCGCCCACCAACCACAAGTACGACACCGAGAGCTAGCTGGAGGTGGACCCGGCCTTCGGGACCGCCGAGACGCTGGCCGAGCTGACCCACCAGGCCCACCGCCACGGCATCCGGGTGCTTCTCGACCTGGTATTCAATCATTCGGGCGACCGCTTCTTCGCCTTCCAGGACCTCTTGATGCGGGGCGCCGCATCCCCGTACCGAGATTGGTACTTCCCCCGCGGACTGCCCGTCATGCAGGAGCCGCCCAACTACGAGACCTTCGCCGACCACGTGGCGACCATGCCCAAGCTCAACACCGCGCACCCCGAGGTGCGCCGCTACCTGGTGGGCGTGGCCCGTCACTGGATCGAGCGGGCCGACGTGGACGGCTTCCGCCTTGACGTGGCCAACGAGGTGGCGCGGGTGCTGTGGCGGGAGCTGATGGAGGCGGCGAAGGCCTCAAAGCCCGACGTCTTCGTGGTGGGCGAGGTGTGGCACCGCGCCTCGTCGTGGCTGCGGGACGGCTGCTTCCACAGCGTCATGAACTACCCCTGGCGCTCGGCCGTCATCGACTTCCTGGCCCGGGATGCCATCGGGCCGGCGGCGTTTTGGGAGTACCTGGAGGGGTTGCGTCTCGCCTACGCGCCCCCGGCCAGCGACGCCCTGGTCAACCTCATCGGGAGCCACGACACCCCTCGCTTCCTCACGCTGGCGGGCCGCCAGCTCTGGCGATTGCGCCTGGCGCTACTCTTCCTGTTTGCCTACCCGGGCATCGCGCAGATTTACTATGGCGACGAGGTGGCGATGGAGGGCGGGGACGACCCTGACTGCCGGCGGCCCATGGACTGGGAGCCGGGACCGGACGGACAGGCCGTGCGCGAGCTGGTGCGGGCCCTGGGGCAGGCGCGGCGGCGCCACCCGGCCCTGCGCACGGGGCGGCTGCGGCTGGCCGGCCTCGATTCTCGAGCCGGGGCCCTGGCCTTCTGGCGCATCCTGCCCGGGCAGGGAGCCTGCCTGGCGGTCCTCAACCGCGGCAACGAGCCCTGGCAGCTCCCGCTCGCCACTGCATGGCGGGCGGCCGGGCCGGACGCCTCGCTCCCGGGACCCGAGGCCATGCGGCTGGAGGTCACCACCGCCGGCGACGGTGCCTCGGGGCCCGTGCCCCCGGGCTCGGCGCCGGAGCCCGGAGGGGCCCTGATGGGTGAGGGCATCTTGAGGGTGCCGCCCCGCACGGGCCTGCTCCTGTCGCTGGCCCCGACCGTCGGCCGCGAGGATCCGCCGGTCCGCCCGTGAACTGATTGCAGAGGGCGACCGACGGGAATGGAGAGCATCGCCAATCGGCTGGCGTCGATCCGCCAGCGCATCGAGGCCGCGGCCCATGGCTGCGGCCGCAATCCGGCCGAGATAGGGCTGGTCGCCGTCAGCAAGGGGGTCGACCCGGACCGGATCCAGGAGGCCTACGCCTGCGGCCTGCACCTCTTCGGTGAGAACCGCGTGCAGGAGCTGGTGGCCAAGGTGGAGGCCCTGCAGGGCCGTGGCCTCGACG
This genomic interval from Limnochorda sp. LNt contains the following:
- a CDS encoding sugar ABC transporter permease, whose translation is MYRRPGLLGQVWRQALALAAVAFALFPVAWILSASLSPTNTLVGQRLIPKQPSLEHYRELFSNPAHPFGLWLWNSIKISAMAAALTMAMAALAAYAFSRFRFRGRRAGLLTLLLVQMFPQMLAMVAIYLMLLGIGRYFPAMGINTHGGLVLVYLGGALGFNTYLIKGYFDTIPRSIEESAMMDGATPFQAFLHVILPLARPVLAVIFLLAFIGTYSDFLLASILLRDRDLLTFAVGLRIFITGQYSTRWGMFAAASLVGALPVATIFYLLRNQFVSGLTQGAVKG
- the malF gene encoding maltose ABC transporter permease MalF, encoding MGHLARLLALGTLDALGAWLAARLYLDGAVWPAVALVAGLVGTTWVFTSRRAYPLRYVWPGLVFFTILVVYPIGYTIAVAFTNYGTGHLLSKRQVIEQFESALYVPEGASRVPYAAFEGPSGTIELVARVGPERWLLLKDDRAEVLDPQEAGVEDLDGDGRAERFGGRTALTGAQLARRLSQLRAARFEWGDSVLRVVSLRDLEQARHAYDYDPASDTLVDRRTGDVYRPVKGYFTNDVGQFLEPGFVAPVGLENFVRLFTDPAISRPFVRVFVWTFVWAGLTVAIQFVAGLALALLLDDPYLRLRNLYRSILILPYAIPAFISALIWVGLLNTEVGVINDILQGLFGIGRIPWLQNPFWARVALFLVNLWLGYPYMMIVTLGALQSIPSELYEAALVDGARPWDVLRTVTLPLLMVAVSPLLVGSFAFNFNNFNVIYLVTGGGPPMAGAQTPAGHTDILISYTYRLAFQGGQGTQFGFAAAISMLIFVIVAVVSAINFRMTGAFERVSENV